The proteins below come from a single Jaculus jaculus isolate mJacJac1 chromosome 12, mJacJac1.mat.Y.cur, whole genome shotgun sequence genomic window:
- the Tigd4 gene encoding tigger transposable element-derived protein 4 yields the protein MAEAPAEASALPLTVKKKKSLSIEEKIDIINAVESGKKKAEIAAEYGIKKNSLSSIMKNKDKVLEAFESLRFDPKRKRLRTAFYTDLEEALMRWYRIAQCLNVPVNGPMLRLKANDFAQKLGHNDFKCSNGWLDRFKSRYGLVFRAQPVEATGTAVDPSTVWCQNVLPYYLNDYHPKNIFNIKETALLYRMLPTNTFAFKGETCSIGKLCKDRITLVVGTNMDGSEKLPLLVVGKNQTPRCFKGVKSLPVCYEASRMAWMTSAIFEQWMQKLDETFQAQQRRVVIFVDSCPAHPEVKNLKSIELAFFPSCISSKFVAMRQGVIKSLKIKYRHCLIKRFLSSVEGSREFTFSLLDAVDTLHLCWRAVTPETIIKSYEAAGFKSPGTENDTAATESDPGLDLATPALGAEVEFLEGLSIEGYAAVDDDLETFEVAPGDDEGTGESTPDEAGDYTSDEEEDGGSLETEVPLPSKSEAVTALVTLKHFLRGQDMNEELHNSLADLENFLNSLSPE from the coding sequence ATGGCGGAAGCCCCTGCGGAGGCCTCGGCTTTGCCTCTGAcagtgaagaaaaagaagagtctGTCCATCGAGGAAAAGATCGACATCATAAACGCAGTGGAAAGCGGCAAGAAGAAAGCAGAGATAGCCGCCGAGTATGGAATCAAGAAAAACTCACTGTCTTCTATTATGAAGAACAAAGACAAAGTTCTGGAAGCCTTTGAATCTCTGAGATTTGATCCAAAGAGAAAAAGGCTGAGAACAGCTTTCTACACGGACCTGGAGGAGGCCCTGATGAGGTGGTATCGTATTGCTCAGTGTCTCAATGTACCAGTGAATGGCCCAATGCTGCGGCTAAAAGCTAATGATTTTGCCCAGAAACTGGGACATAATGATTTCAAGTGCAGTAATGGTTGGCTGGATCGTTTTAAATCCAGGTACGGTTTAGTATTCAGGGCACAACCTGTCGAAGCCACAGGTACAGCGGTAGACCCATCAACTGTCTGGTGCCAAAATgttcttccttattatttaaatgACTATCatcctaaaaacatttttaacatcAAAGAGACCGCACTGCTTTATCGCATGTTACCTACAAATACATTTGCATTTAAAGGAGAAACGTGTTCGATTGGAAAGCTGTGCAAAGACAGGATCACTCTGGTAGTGGGTACGAACATGGATGGCTCCGAGAAACTTCCTTTGCTCGTCGTCGGGAAGAACCAAACTCCACGTTGTTTCAAAGGTGTGAAGTCACTGCCCGTGTGTTACGAAGCAAGCAGGATGGCCTGGATGACCTCGGCTATATTTGAGCAGTGGATGCAGAAGCTTGATGAGACGTTCCAAGCCCAGCAGAGAAGAGTGGTAATCTTCGTGGATTCCTGCCCTGCACACCCGGAGGTAAAAAATCTGAAATCCATCGAGCTAGCCTTCTTTCCTTCATGCATATCTTCCAAATTTGTAGCTATGAGACAAGGTGTCATTAAAAGCCTGAAAATCAAATACCGGCATTGTCTCATCAAAAGATTTTTAAGCTCGGTTGAAGGCAGCAGAGAATTTACATTTTCGCTCCTCGATGCAGTGGACACCCTGCATCTCTGCTGGAGAGCTGTGACCCCAGAGACGATCATCAAAAGCTACGAAGCAGCAGGATTCAAGTCTCCGGGGACAGAAAATGACACAGCAGCCACAGAGAGCGACCCTGGTCTTGACCTGGCCACCCCCGCTCTGGGGGCAGAAGTGGAGTTTCTTGAAGGACTGTCCATTGAGGGGTACGCCGCCGTGGACGACGACCTGGAGACGTTCGAGGTGGCTCCCGGTGACGACGAGGGGACCGGAGAAAGTACGCCGGATGAGGCTGGGGATTACACTTCTGATGAAGAGGAGGATGGTGGCTCTCTGGAGACGGAAGTGCCCTTGCCATCCAAGAGTGAAGCAGTCACTGCATTAGTGACTCTTAAGCATTTTCTCAGAGGTCAAGATATGAATGAGGAGCTGCATAATTCTTTGGCCGACCTTGAGAATTTTCTTAACTCTTTATCGCCTGAGTAG